In Necator americanus strain Aroian chromosome IV, whole genome shotgun sequence, the following proteins share a genomic window:
- a CDS encoding hypothetical protein (NECATOR_CHRIV.G15895.T1) — protein MTLVFHKRPILLSAKTLQSLLDKYSTYSDEIKPSGTDEERYEEYLSAANLLSGSIETIKMSRNALQALIDKLQKEYEEARSKGNKKDLTIEVEEIENDAQFNERITKANEMVYILSARVTEARNHMGKLARKMGITHREPTKQKPARINETHADQQTATESTATEETEEGSSQNDAIWLSEDNSNSEKSREDDEDFICRTLKPRQLSLPRFYGDEEEFPEFWAIYETLVDQSKVLSTVEKMLLLRDSLKGRAETAIKGIQLIPQNYKWMINALKKKYGNKPTNRAKIVQKLINLPAAKNDADSCMNTFDKIRMLMNQMVSAGQNIPQMQDAMWTEKILEKFPYTIVKNVLVTIQDQDEVKIEDVMDHLEKEINAKKFVDARLKGRVKFENHPNRRQYGVDVTEPPKLGKICRFCDNSNHISANCRTITDIKSRRNMVKEARQCWKCFSEEHSSYDCQKPNCPKCGKMHDVSLCISTSNDGTRTRYSAGDRSRNQSSSNTVPVPRNNTTTRNQYGNGRNNGNVRNNQQTNPHTADHSTNHSAEGSVYIDKRKEQVVLMTAEGNVWNNNTRQFEKLLFFFDTGAQKTIIREQTAREFGLPTQKTEICTMSGIGGHTEKYQTNIVPLKISNAFGKEIHMTIQTKPIISNGFSSVRLNDADKQYLQDNEICINNPRVRGEHQNPQILVGLDNYYDLVNTADTITLPSGLRIARTVFGPTVHGKGSINSQQEATTITHGLSLVQEQNESEILQKLFELDGLGISSEECTKNENTFEYFKSYSKSISFENGVVTVPFPLKDNVIDLTDNYGIAYRRLISLQRQLSNNIHQREWYNKIMNDYIQNGVVELVHGQNKNSAGTYYMPHSGVWKPEKAKPLRIVFDASSKRVGQLSLNDVIYTGESFVNKIHDVLVASRTSGIIPLCDIEAAFTQIRLVEDHKDLCRFLWLKDMNKPPNRDNIAEYRFNRLPFGDTSAPSILNMAILAYLNHKNTPLSLEIAKHIYVDNILLCATTKEEALEKYTASKNIFREIGMNLREYISNSAEVNRAIPKEDRAPTDNIKLLGVKYDTKSDEFVMKVTIPQKEKLTKRDIVSQINSIYDPVGLASPLIIKLKSLMREIYDTGIEWKQYVPQALCIKWNSVIQEINNACIRVSRPLLRSPTSHTSRISLWVFCDASKMAISTCAYLRCENTNEITSLISGKSKLTPKKIQQTIPRLELLAILIGLRMAKTILDSINIEIISVNVGSDSEIALQWIRSSRKLPIFVTNQKDRILRLKTQIEVKSIPVHLFHVPTHHNPADVGTRGTTASLISNHDWVRGPRWLEHDQQTWLIRSIDNLSCDQFYEEIEDNQDVNVETTNESAESSRLIIDLARFSRYKTALRTFSVVGKLLSKWVKRCNYTRSTSITLNVLSLYTNEDVIAAEDMEISEKLILAAIHENINVQKLQKRFPNQKIIRDEKGIIRYKSRIQNANLPYDAKMPIFIPNYSELARLIIHDLHYGNAHCGKEQTLALARQRFWIPQPSRMIKKYLRTCITCKKCHGLPYGAPEMPPLPTDRVIVTKPFANVGCDYMGPFESNVKQKMYVCLFTCLTTRAVHLEVVENLSAGAFLSSFIRFISRRGVPKLIRTDCGTNFKLGSKVIENLFLENDENGSSVMSYSASEGIKWIFNPPASPWMGGAWERMVGSVKRCFQKSIGRKKLSFEQMTTVISRIEAIINTRPLTKVSATDLDEIPIRPIDFLQGNLKYSIPSTQLQCGNGDTVYDPELLQTVAQAQEALMFSETIATVFWERWNKEYLTSLRDNQRVLLKQPRHVTNTPQIGEIVLIEQEFLPRGNWMYGKVLETVPSADGLVRSAKLLTPNKRVIQRPLNKLYPLEIRSSVGDSHLELEKDSTSEREIHQKERVDSAESSSRRTRPTRQSKTHALKVIQEFERSLDRPSTSSSRQVSTYLLMAMLALSTICPVTATAHENNSIKCNEGRVEIVPPSSRFELCINAMCRIMSNVSKSYIFELEKSSLDENSTIALRSEWESSVVFSTMQCEPPDFCEKSALLMSKDLIGNPHCWPLGAIITLTVLVYLSINSIMLIIWLIKCTRNAKRKGTPNSTSEEETIPMRTFNPHPINIPSALLICVALLALASKVITCQHGYMRHSVEVVCENRGNCTYNYNEEVLFNSINSNLCIQLNHANKTIGLIKIRSRPMKLSCSKVSLFFTRETKLKIYHTTRCSQMGSCTQSKCSRIRLDEVIPEFKRASPYPGYSICGSTCGGIACGCFLPFPACTFLRIAHVPKKTQTVFEVVSCMEWQPVIQIDVDFMLYNKGKLKSFSLQPYITQKYDELSLTVISLQKPHSPLMDKRFAVTPMEAMMLPDHYQLPVECESEASALDAFVNCTNRMICSCENMEAPQTCQCPHDSLQNLRKEVSNVMPIRTPFTEIFSDSNEIYALSKQGEITLAIESNLLIGGTEFIINQPCEISVRGVKGCHSCSEGARIDFLCKSSINSWVTIQCENHVFPIECGPTNTSVQVILDFEYSVVSQVCHTSCDGKNVTFDLQGTLLYHPRSKRNLLSQTEVQELHAKNSLLDFDLPDLNPLMNTIKMHWHIALTACATLALATVDSRIPNNDANANEPQWNDADAISNKLQWNDSTAAADSNKLQSNEANSETYRPVIIGI, from the exons ATGACACTTGTTTTTCACAAAAGGCCGATATTGCTGAGTGCAAAAACGCTGCAGTCACTACTGGATAAGTACAGTACTTACTCAGATGAGATAAAACCATCAGGAACAGATGAGGAAAGGTACGAAGAGTATCTCAGTGCCGCAAATTTGCTCTCTGGAAGCATAGAGACAAtcaaaatgagcagaaacGCTCTTCAGGCATTGATAGATAAATTgcaaaaagaatatgaagaagCAAGATctaagggaaataaaaaagacctCACAATTGAAGTTGAGGAGATTGAAAATGACGCGCAATTCAATGAAAGGATTACAAAGGCAAACGAAATGGTATATATACTAAGTGCCAGAGTCACAGAAGCACGGAATCACATGGGAAAACTTGCAAGGAAGATGGGAATAACTCACAGAGAgcccacaaaacaaaaacctgcaagaataaatgaaactcACGCAGATCAGCAGACCGCAACAGAGTCAACTGCGACTGAGGAAACCGAAGAAGGTTCTTCACAAAATGACGCCATTTGGCTCTCGGAAGACAATTCAAATTccgaaaaaagtagagaagacGATGAAGATTTCATATGTCGTACTCTCAAACCAAGGCAACTAAGTTTGCCACGATTCTACGGGGACGAAGAAGAGTTCCCTGAATTTTGGGCAATATATGAAACGCTCGTTGACCAAAGTAAGGTTTTAAGTACAGTCGAAAAAATGCTGTTACTTAGAGATAGCCTCAAAGGGAGAGCAGAAACAGCCATAAAAGGCATACAATTGATCCCACAAAATTATAAGTGGATGATTaatgctttgaaaaagaaatacggTAATAAACCGACTAACAGAgcaaaaatagtgcaaaaattaattaatttgccagcagcaaagaatgatgctgATAGCTGTATGAACACGTTCGACAAAATTCGAATGCTCATGAATCAAATGGTCTCTGCAGGCCAAAATATACCACAAATGCAAGATGCGATGTGGacagagaaaattttggagaaatttccttACACTATAGTGAAAAACGTTCTTGTTACAATTCAAGATcaagatgaagtgaaaatagaAGATGTAATGGATCATCTTGAGAAGGAGATTAATGCAAAAAAGTTTGTAGACGCACGTTTAAAAGGTcgtgtaaaatttgaaaaccatCCGAACCGAAGACAATACGGTGTGGATGTTACAGAACCCccaaaattgggaaaaatttgTCGTTTTTGTGACAACTCAAATCATATATCAGCGAACTGCCGAACAATCACTGATATCAAATCAAGGCGAAATATGGTGAAAGAAGCCAGACAATGCTGGAAATGTTTCTCAGAAGAACACAGCAGTTATGACTGTCAGAAACCAAATTGTCCTAAATGTGGCAAAATGCACGATGTAAGCCTTTGCATTTCCACTTCAAATGATGGTACTAGGACAAGATATAGCGCTGGTGACCGATCGCGCAATCAAAGCTCCTCCAATACCGTACCAGTTCCAAGAAATAACACTACTACTCGGAATCAATACGGCAATGGCCGCAATAATGGTAACGTCCGCAACAATCAGCAGACAAATCCTCATACAGCTGATCACAGTACTAACCATTCAGCCGAAGGTTCCGTGTACattgacaaaagaaaagagcaagtAGTCCTGATGACTGCCGAAGGAAATGTTTGGAATAATAACACCAGACAATTCGAAaaactcctgtttttctttgacactGGAGCTCAAAAAACCATCATTAGAGAGCAGACCGCAAGGGAATTTGGTCTTCCGACTCAGAAAACCGAAATCTGCACAATGTCAGGTATAGGTGGACATACcgaaaaatatcaaacaaaCATTGTCCCCCTCAAAATCAGCAATGCCTTTGGCAAGGAGATCCATATGACGATTCAAACCAAGCCAATTATCAGCAATGGCTTTTCGTCTGTACGTCTCAACGATGCAGATAAACAATACCTCCAAGACAATGAGATTTGCATAAACAATCCGAGAGTTCGCGGTGAacatcaaaacccgcaaataTTAGTCGGTCTAGATAACTATTACGACCTCGTAAACACAGCTGACACTATAACTTTGCCATCTGGATTACGCATTGCGCGTACGGTATTCGGACCAACGGTACACGGCAAAGGGTCAATCAATTCGCAGCAAGAAGCGACAACGATAACACATGGCCTCAGCCTCGTTCAAGAACAGAATGAAtcagaaattctacagaagtTGTTCGAACTAGATGGTTTAGGAATATCATCAGAAGAATGTACTAAGAACGAAAACACATTCGAGTACTTCAAAAGCTATTCGAAATCAATATCGTTTGAAAACGGCGTTGTAACCGTACCCTTTCCCTTGAAAGATAATGTCATCGACCTAACGGATAATTACGGAATAGCGTACCGTCGATTGATTTCGTTACAAAGACAACTATCAAATAATATCCACCAACGTGAGTGgtataacaaaataatgaacgaTTATATCCAAAACGGAGTTGTCGAATTAGTCCAcggacaaaataaaaattcggcCGGCACTTACTACATGCCACATTCCGGAGTTTGGAAGCCAGAAAAGGCAAAACCATTGAGGATAGTATTTGATGCTTCCTCTAAGAGAGTCGGACAGCTTTCGCTGAATGATGTGATCTACACAGGAGAATCCTTCGTGAACAAAATTCATGATGTTCTAGTTGCAAGTAGAACCAGTGGAATTATTCCTTTATGCGATATTGAAGCAGCTTTCACGCAAATCAGACTAGTGGAAGATCATAAAGATTTGTGTCGGTTTTTATGGCTGAAAGACATGAATAAGCCTCCAAATCGAGACAACATAGCAGAATACAGATTCAATCGGTTACCCTTCGGTGACACCTCGGCGCCAAGTATTCTTAACATGGCCATTCTGGCATATTTAAATCACAAGAATACTCCGCTCTCACTGGAGATTGCAAAACATATTTATGTGGACAATATTCTCTTATGCGCCACCACCAAAGAGGAAGCACTAGAAAAATATACTGcttcaaagaatattttccgTGAAATCGGCATGAATTTACGAGAATATATTTCAAACTCTGCTGAAGTTAACAGAGCTATCCCAAAAGAGGATAGAGCGCCCACAGACAACATAAAACTTCTTGGCGTCAAATATGACACCAAATCGGACGAATTTGTGATGAAAGTTAcaattccacaaaaagaaaaactaaccaaACGCGATATTGTAAGCCAAATAAACTcgatctatgatcccgtaggCCTCGCAAGCCCACTGATTATCAAACTGAAGTCTCTAATGAGAGAAATTTATGATACAGGGATAGAATGGAAACAATACGTTCCGCAAGCGCTGTGTATTAAATGGAATTCTGTAATACAAGAGATAAACAATGCATGTATAAGGGTCAGTCGACCATTGCTACGTTCTCCCACGTCTCACACCTCAAGAATTTCCTTATGGGTGTTTTGTGACGCCAGCAAAATGGCAATATCGACATGCGCATATCTGAGGTGCGAAAACACTAATGAGATCACTTCATTGATTAGTGGAAAGAGCAAGCTAACACCAAAAAAGATCCAGCAGACTATACCACGCTTGGAATTGTTGGCTATCttaataggactgcgaatggCGAAAACCATTCTTGATTCAATaaacattgaaattatttccgtAAATGTCGGCAGTGATAGCGAAATAGCACTTCAGTGGATTAGGTCTTCACGCAAACTTCCGATATTCGTGACTAATCAGAAGGATCGCATTTTGAGATTGAAGACTCAAATCGAAGTCAAATCCATCCCAGTACATCTATTTCATGTTCCAACACATCATAATCCAGCAGACGTTGGAACTCGAGGCACAACGGCAAGCCTCATCAGTAATCATGATTGGGTGAGAGGACCCAGATGGCTAGAGCACGACCAGCAAACTTGGCTTATTCGATCCATAGATAACCTCAGCTGTGATCAGTTTTACGAAGAAATAGAGGACAATCAAGATGTGAATGTTGAAACCACAAACGAGTCAGCGGAATCATCCCGTTTAATAATAGATCTAGCTCGTTTCTCTCGCTACAAAACAGCTCTTCGAACATTCTCAGTTGTTGGAAAATTGCTGAGTAAATGGGTGAAACGGTGCAATTACACCAGGTCAACATCGATTACGCTAAACGTACTCTCCCTCTATACAAATGAAGATGTCATTGCTGCGGAGGATATGGAGATCTCTGAGAAACTCATCTTAGCGGCTATTCACGAAAACATCAACgtgcaaaaattgcagaaacgaTTCCCAAATCAGAAGATTATCAGAGACGAAAAAGGTATCATTCGATACAAGTCACGCATTCAGAACGCCAATTTGCCATATGATGCAAAAATGCCAATTTTCATTCCGAATTACTCGGAACTAGCCAGGCTAATCATTCATGACCTGCATTATGGAAACGCACACTGCGGCAAAGAACAGACATTAGCGCTGGCAAGACAACGATTTTGGATTCCCCAGCCATCTAGAATGATCAAGAAATATCTGCGTACATGCATTACGTGTAAGAAATGCCACGGATTGCCATATGGAGCACCAGAGATGCCACCATTACCAACAGATCGGGTAATAGTAACCAAACCCTTTGCCAATGTTGGATGCGACTATATGGGACCATTTGAGTCAAACGTCAAACAGAAAATGTACGTCTGTTTATTCACATGCCTCACTACCAGGGCTGTGCACCTTGAAGTGGTCGAAAATTTGTCAGCGGGTGCATTTTTAAGCAGCTTCATCCGTTTTATATCTCGAAGAGGTGTTCCAAAACTCATCCGAACTGATTGCGGAACGAATTTTAAATTGGGATCAAAAgtgattgaaaatttgttcctagaaaatgatgaaaatggtAGCTCCGTGATGAGCTACAGTGCCTCAGAAGGCATAAAGTGGATTTTCAATCCACCTGCTTCACCATGGATGGGAGGCGCATGGGAAAGAATGGTTGGCTCCGTGAAAAGatgctttcaaaaaagcattggacgtaaaaaattgtcatttgaACAAATGACTACAGTAATTTCAAGAATTGAAGCGATAATTAATACTCGTCCGTTGACAAAAGTAAGTGCAACGGATCTTGATGAAATACCGATAAGACCTATcgatttcctacaaggaaatCTAAAGTACTCTATTCCAAGCACGCAGTTACAGTGCGGTAATGGCGATACAGTATATGATCCCGAGTTGCTTcagacagttgcgcaagcacaGGAAGCATTAATGTTTTCGGAAACGATCGCTACAGTATTTTGGGAGCGATGGAACAAAGAGTACCTTACATCCTTGAGAGATAACCAGAGAGTGCTACTAAAACAACCGCGGCATGTGACAAATACACCGcaaattggagaaattgtACTTATTGAGCAAGAATTTCTTCCACGTGGTAACTGGATGTACGGCAAAGTACTAGAAACAGTACCAAGTGCAGATGGTCTTGTAAGATCAGCGAAACTCCTTACGCCAAACAAAAGAGTTATCCAAAGACCACTCAACAAGTTGTATCCCTTAGAAATACGTAGTTCTGTGGGAGACTCACATCTAGAACTCGAAAAAGACTCCACTTCTGAGCGGGAGATACACCAGAAAGAAAGAGTAGATTCAGCAGAATCATCTTCCCGCAGAACTCGTCCAACTAGACAATCGAAAACACATGCCTTAAAAGTCATccaagaatttgaaagaagtctTGACCGACCTTCTACTTCTTCAAGTAGACAGGTATCCACATATCTACTGATGGCTATGTTGGCATTATCAACTATATGTCCAGTGACAGCGACAGCACATGAGAACAACTCAATAAAGTGCAACGAAGGAAGAGTAGAAATAGTGCCTCCTTCATCAAGATTTGAGCTTTGCATCAACGCAATGTGCAGAATTATGTCTAACGTATCGAAATCGTATATAtttgaattggaaaaatcatCATTAGATGAAAATAGCACGATTGCGTTACGCTCTGAATGGGAGAGCTCAGTGGTCTTCTCGACTATGCAGTGCGAACCGCCAGACTTTTGCGAAAAATCGGCCTTGCTGATGAGCAAAGATCTTATAGGTAATCCTCACTGTTGGCCACTTGGAGCCATAATCACCTTAACAGTGTTAGTTTACCTTTCGATCAATAGCATCATGTTGATCATATGGTTAATTAAATGCACACGAAATGCAAAACGGAAAGGAACTCCGAATTCCACAtccgaagaagaaacaatTCCAATGAGAACATTCAATCCACATCCGATCAATATACCGTCCGCCTTGTTGATTTGTGTCGCACTCTTGGCACTAGCAAGCAAGGTAATTACTTGCCAGCATGGATATATGAGGCATAGTGTAGAGGTAGTCTGCGAAAATCGCGGGAACTGCACTTATAATTACAACGAGGAAGTTCTATTCAATAGCATCAACTCCAATCTTTGTATTCAGCTTAATCATGCTAATAAAACGATCGGACTTATAAAGATACGTTCGAGACCAATGAAACTGTCCTGTTCCAAAGTTTCATTATTCTTCACTAGAGAGACGAAACTCAAGATCTACCACACAACGAGATGCTCACAAATGGGCTCTTGCACTCAGTCTAAGTGCAGTAGAATTAGGCTGGACGAAGTAATTCCTGAGTTCAAAAGAGCATCTCCATATCCAGGATACTCAATTTGTGGTAGCACATGCGGCGGTATAGCATGCGGTTGCTTCCTACCATTTCCAGCATGTACGTTTCTGAGGATTGCTCATGTTCCGAAGAAGACGCAGACTGTCTTTGAAGTAGTAAGTTGCATGGAATGGCAACCAGTAATCCAAATTGACGTCGATTTCATGCTTTATAATAAAGGAAAGCTGAAATCTTTCAGTTTACAACCTTATATTACACAAAAGTATGATGAACTGTCATTGACAgtcatttctttgcaaaaacctCATTCTCCATTGATGGACAAAAGATTCGCTGTAACCCCAATGGAGGCTATGATGCTACCAGATCATTATCAACTTCCCGTTGAATGCGAGTCAGAAGCATCTGCTCTTGATGCCTTTGTGAACTGCACAAATCGCATGATCTGTTCTTGCGAAAATATGGAAGCACCGCAAACATGTCAGTGTCCACATGATTCACtccaaaatttgaggaaagaagTGTCAAATGTAATGCCCATACGCACTCCGTTCACAGAAATCTTCAGTGATAGCAACGAAATCTATGCGCTCTCCAAGCAAGGAGAGATCACTCTCGCAATAGAATCCAATTTGCTTATTGGCGGCACTGAGTTCATAATCAATCAACCATGTGAGATCTCGGTTCGTGGGGTCAAAGGGTGCCACAGCTGTAGCGAAGGCGCAAGAATCGATTTCCTTTGCAAGTCATCAATAAACTCGTGGGTTACAATACAGTGCGAGAATCACGTTTTCCCCATTGAATGCGGCCCAACAAATACTTCCGTGCAAGTTATTTTAGACTTCGAATATTCGGTAGTATCACAAGTGTGCCACACATCATGTGATGGCAAGAATGTTACCTTTGATCTACAGGGAACACTCTTGTACCATccaagaagcaagagaaatttgCTCTCGCAGACAGAAGTGCAAGAGCTACATGCAAAGAATTCATTACTTGATTTTGATCTTCCTGATCTAAATCCACTAATGAATACCATAAAAATGCACTGGCATATAGCCCTTACCGCTTGCGCCACATTGGCTTTAGCCACTG TTGATTCTCGGATTCCGAATAACGACGCCAACGCCAACGAGCCGCAATGGAACGATGCCGATGCTATCTCCAACAAACTGCAATGGAACGActccaccgccgccgccgacTCCAACAAGCTGCAGTCGAATGAAGCAAATAGTGAAACCTATCGTCCGGTGATCATTGGCATTTGA